One part of the Actinomyces howellii genome encodes these proteins:
- a CDS encoding AMP-binding protein, with amino-acid sequence MRPVSPAARPFLVVRGGTAPQDVAALGRALSARLRARGLVAHDPDPSVAPGPDGLPLLVPVAPDEDPDAVVADLRRRLGEVPESADLILRTSGSTTGTGRLVAMSARALVASARATHARLDGPGRWVLALPSHHVAGLQVLVRAAVAGTAVVVVDCRRGFSPQALAEAVRAAGESGALPVYTSLVPAQLHAVLAAGQERWAAELGRAARVLVGGAAADPDLLASARQVGLRVVTTYGMSETGGGCVYDGVPLDGVTVRIEDPGPDGVGRIVLAGPVLAEGYAESTEPAESPGSREPVGPRGPVRPAGAGGTGAGGVGAGGPGAGGAGAPVTGFRRPSTPDLRSRGTSGGHGPGPDGSSTRPTGVSGVPGVPDGAGARGTELVTADRGRVGPDGLLVVLGRVDDLIVTGGVKVDPREVEEVLVSLPGVGQACVVGVPDPRWGSAVVAAVVPQTQAVLDPGTLRAAARERLGGVRAPKRLEVLEELPVRGPGKVDRRAVAARLLRAAPGEVPGSR; translated from the coding sequence GTGAGACCCGTCAGCCCGGCTGCCAGGCCGTTTCTCGTCGTGCGGGGCGGGACGGCCCCCCAGGACGTCGCCGCCCTGGGTAGGGCCCTGTCCGCACGCCTGCGGGCCCGGGGGCTGGTCGCTCACGACCCTGATCCGTCCGTCGCCCCCGGCCCGGACGGCCTTCCTCTGCTCGTCCCGGTCGCCCCCGACGAGGACCCCGACGCAGTCGTGGCCGACCTCAGGCGTCGACTCGGCGAGGTCCCGGAGTCAGCGGACCTCATCCTGCGAACCTCGGGCTCGACAACGGGCACGGGCAGGCTGGTGGCCATGAGCGCGCGCGCACTCGTCGCCTCGGCCCGGGCGACCCACGCCCGGCTCGACGGGCCGGGCCGGTGGGTGCTTGCGCTGCCCTCCCACCACGTCGCGGGGCTCCAGGTGCTCGTGCGCGCCGCGGTGGCGGGCACGGCAGTGGTCGTCGTCGACTGCCGCCGGGGCTTCTCCCCGCAGGCGCTGGCCGAGGCGGTGCGCGCCGCGGGGGAGTCCGGGGCGCTACCGGTCTACACCTCCCTCGTGCCCGCGCAGCTCCACGCCGTGCTCGCTGCCGGCCAGGAGCGCTGGGCGGCTGAGCTCGGGCGTGCCGCGCGTGTCCTCGTGGGTGGGGCGGCGGCCGACCCGGACCTGTTGGCCAGTGCCCGCCAGGTCGGGCTGCGCGTCGTGACGACCTACGGGATGAGCGAGACTGGAGGAGGCTGCGTCTACGACGGCGTCCCGCTGGACGGGGTGACCGTGCGTATCGAGGACCCGGGGCCTGACGGCGTCGGGCGGATCGTCCTGGCGGGTCCGGTCCTGGCCGAGGGCTACGCGGAGTCCACTGAGCCAGCTGAGTCTCCCGGTTCCCGGGAGCCGGTGGGTCCCCGGGGCCCTGTCCGCCCGGCCGGTGCCGGTGGGACCGGTGCCGGTGGGGTCGGTGCCGGTGGGCCCGGTGCCGGTGGGGCCGGGGCTCCCGTCACCGGGTTCAGGCGCCCCTCCACGCCCGACCTCCGGAGCCGCGGCACCTCCGGCGGGCACGGACCCGGCCCCGACGGATCCTCGACCCGCCCCACGGGCGTCTCGGGCGTCCCGGGCGTCCCGGATGGCGCAGGTGCCAGGGGTACCGAGCTCGTCACCGCCGACCGGGGCAGGGTGGGGCCTGACGGGCTGCTCGTCGTCCTGGGCCGCGTCGACGACCTCATCGTGACCGGCGGGGTCAAGGTCGACCCCCGTGAGGTCGAGGAGGTGCTCGTCTCGCTTCCAGGGGTCGGGCAGGCCTGCGTCGTCGGGGTCCCCGATCCTCGTTGGGGGAGCGCCGTCGTGGCGGCGGTGGTCCCGCAGACGCAGGCGGTCCTCGACCCGGGGACCCTCCGGGCCGCGGCACGCGAGCGCCTCGGCGGCGTGCGCGCCCCGAAACGCCTCGAGGTGCTCGAGGAGCTGCCAGTGCGCGGACCGGGCAAGGTGGACCGTCGCGCCGTCGCCGCACGCCTCCTGCGGGCCGCGCCCGGGGAGGTGCCCGGATCGCGATAG
- a CDS encoding 1,4-dihydroxy-2-naphthoate polyprenyltransferase, with amino-acid sequence MSATGSGPTHGAATSWAEVVRLRTLPAALAPVLLGAGAAALLGSVSVPRTVLAAGVALALQIGSNLANDYSDGVRGTDDERLGPPRLTASGLVSPGSVRLAALGCFAVAGVLGLALVSLSSQWWLLGVGAAAVAAAWFYTGGPRPYGYVGLGEVFVFVFFGLVATVGTAYVQVGSVPGWLWPAASGIGLIACALLMVNNLRDIATDPAHGKRTLAVRLGESRSRVVFALMAGVPVPLGALALAWAARDAGAGSIPVLAGLLGAVAGLAVLCLMAGRAVLPVMGGSAGAELIGVLRDVGLYELAYGLLLALGLVALGA; translated from the coding sequence ATGAGCGCAACCGGTTCCGGGCCGACCCACGGGGCTGCCACGAGCTGGGCGGAGGTCGTGCGCCTGCGCACCCTGCCCGCGGCCCTGGCCCCAGTCCTCCTCGGTGCGGGGGCCGCCGCCCTCCTGGGCTCGGTCTCGGTTCCTCGGACCGTGCTGGCCGCAGGAGTCGCCCTGGCGCTGCAGATCGGGTCCAACCTCGCCAACGACTACTCCGACGGCGTGCGCGGCACCGACGACGAGCGCCTCGGCCCACCGCGGCTGACGGCCTCGGGACTGGTCTCCCCGGGCTCGGTGAGGCTCGCGGCACTGGGCTGCTTCGCCGTCGCCGGGGTCCTCGGCCTCGCCCTCGTCTCGCTGAGCAGCCAGTGGTGGCTCCTGGGGGTCGGTGCCGCCGCGGTGGCCGCCGCCTGGTTCTACACCGGTGGTCCTCGCCCATACGGCTACGTCGGCCTGGGCGAGGTCTTCGTCTTCGTGTTCTTCGGGCTGGTCGCCACCGTGGGGACCGCCTACGTCCAGGTCGGCTCCGTGCCCGGCTGGCTGTGGCCGGCAGCCAGCGGGATCGGTCTCATCGCCTGCGCCCTGCTCATGGTCAACAACCTGCGCGACATCGCCACCGACCCCGCCCACGGCAAGCGCACCCTCGCGGTGCGCCTGGGGGAGAGCCGGTCCCGGGTCGTCTTCGCGCTCATGGCCGGTGTCCCGGTGCCCCTCGGTGCCCTGGCCCTGGCGTGGGCCGCCCGGGACGCCGGGGCCGGCTCGATCCCGGTGCTTGCTGGCCTCCTGGGTGCGGTGGCGGGTCTCGCGGTCCTGTGCCTCATGGCGGGGCGGGCGGTGCTCCCTGTCATGGGTGGATCGGCGGGCGCGGAGCTCATCGGCGTGCTGCGCGACGTCGGTCTCTACGAGCTGGCCTATGGCCTGCTGCTCGCGCTGGGGCTCGTCGCCCTGGGCGCCTAG